The Methylobacterium sp. PvR107 genome contains a region encoding:
- a CDS encoding S49 family peptidase — protein sequence MPLALPDSLRAFLPRRFRDRRPRVAVVRLSGTIGAVSPIRPGLSIGGVAGSLERAFGMPGAKAVAIVINSPGGSPAQSHLIHRRIRALADEKRLPVIAFVEDVAASGGYMIACAADEIVADPTSIVGSIGVVSAGFGFHGLLEKLGVERRVHTQGEAKSMLDPFRPEDPTDVERLKRIQADVQDLFTGLVTARRPTLSQAENLFTGAVWTGRQALGLGLVDALGDVRTAMRARYGDKVDLRLVAEARGGFLSRLLRRGGAPGGIGSGLAEGALAALEERAAFARFGL from the coding sequence ATGCCGCTCGCGCTTCCCGACTCCCTTCGTGCCTTCCTGCCGCGCCGCTTCCGGGATCGACGCCCGCGGGTCGCCGTGGTCCGACTCTCCGGGACGATCGGGGCGGTGTCGCCGATCCGCCCGGGGCTCTCGATCGGAGGCGTGGCCGGCAGCCTGGAGCGGGCCTTCGGGATGCCCGGGGCCAAGGCGGTGGCGATCGTGATCAACTCGCCCGGCGGATCGCCGGCGCAGTCGCACCTGATCCACCGCCGCATCCGGGCGCTGGCCGACGAGAAGCGGCTGCCGGTCATCGCCTTCGTGGAGGATGTCGCGGCCTCCGGCGGCTATATGATCGCCTGCGCGGCCGACGAGATCGTCGCCGACCCGACCTCCATCGTCGGCTCGATCGGGGTCGTCTCGGCGGGGTTCGGCTTCCACGGCCTCTTGGAGAAGCTCGGCGTCGAGCGCCGGGTGCACACGCAGGGCGAGGCGAAGTCGATGCTCGACCCGTTCCGCCCCGAGGATCCGACTGACGTGGAGCGTCTGAAGCGCATCCAGGCCGACGTCCAGGACCTGTTCACGGGCCTGGTCACGGCCCGCCGCCCGACCCTGTCGCAGGCCGAGAACCTGTTCACCGGCGCGGTCTGGACCGGGCGGCAGGCGCTCGGCCTCGGCTTGGTCGATGCCCTCGGCGACGTGCGCACCGCGATGCGGGCGCGCTACGGCGACAAGGTGGATCTGCGTCTCGTGGCCGAGGCGCGCGGCGGATTCCTGTCCCGCCTGCTGCGCCGCGGCGGTGCCCCGGGCGGCATCGGGAGCGGGCTCGCGGAGGGCGCGCTGGCCGCCCTTGAGGAGCGCGCCGCCTTCGCCCGCTTCGGCCTCTGA
- a CDS encoding response regulator encodes MSETEGGAQAVTDADYRNLAETLPQLAWIAEADGTIIWYNQRWYDYTGTTLEEMRGWGWRTVHHPDHVAAVTERYQAAITLGRSWEDTFPLRGRDGTYRWFLSKALPHHDASGGILRWYGTNTDITGRRTVEERLRHSEQRFRALVDASAAVIWNTNAAGELMPPQVRWSIYTGQTEEAYQGWGWLDAVHPDDRGHAADAWAACVEARQTYEVEYRLRRHDGAWRAMEVRGVPVLSEDGSLREWVGTCVDVTERKEAEETVERARQAAEAANRAKSQFIANMSHELRTPLSAVIGYSEMLGEELEDIGQAALLPDLRKIEAAARHLLSLINDVLDISKIEAGRMTASAETFAVAELLRDVSDSTGSLVEKKGNRFVLDAGAGEGAVLGSMHQDQTKIRQCLLNLIGNAAKFTETGTITLTVRRHREGAADWLSFAVTDTGIGMSEEQIGRLFERFVQADDSTTRQFGGTGLGLAITRAFCRTMGGDISVTSTPGAGATFTVRLPAMLQPEDAPPTEAEPHTPVEPHEQHETVLLVDDDPAARELLQRFLEREGFHVRSASDGRAGLTLARALRPRAILLDVEMPRMDGWAVLHAVRNDPDLAGTPVIMTSVVAEQGLGQALGATDYFVKPIDWDRLKGLMERYRPEAPGEARILVVDDDADARERLRRSLGREGWTIDEAENGRIALERVSQARPSLILLDLMMPEMDGFGFLRALRARPDGDVPVVVLTAKEITTAEKESLNVQADRVIAKGSMSLAEIGRQLRVLYARSASEPVPGQLQGLIARLAEQDGEDRA; translated from the coding sequence ATGAGCGAGACTGAGGGCGGCGCGCAGGCCGTCACGGATGCCGACTACCGGAACCTCGCCGAGACGCTGCCGCAGCTCGCCTGGATCGCCGAGGCCGACGGCACCATCATCTGGTACAATCAGCGCTGGTACGACTACACGGGCACGACGCTGGAGGAGATGCGCGGCTGGGGCTGGCGCACCGTCCATCACCCCGACCATGTCGCGGCCGTGACCGAGCGCTACCAGGCCGCGATCACGCTGGGCCGGTCCTGGGAGGACACCTTCCCGCTGCGCGGTCGTGACGGGACCTATCGCTGGTTCCTCTCGAAGGCGCTGCCGCACCACGACGCGTCGGGAGGGATCCTGCGCTGGTACGGCACCAACACCGACATCACCGGCCGCCGCACCGTCGAGGAGCGCCTGCGCCATTCCGAGCAGCGGTTCCGGGCGCTGGTGGACGCCTCCGCGGCGGTCATCTGGAACACCAACGCGGCCGGCGAGCTGATGCCGCCCCAGGTCCGGTGGAGCATCTATACCGGCCAGACCGAGGAGGCCTACCAGGGCTGGGGCTGGCTCGACGCGGTCCATCCCGACGACCGGGGTCACGCGGCCGATGCCTGGGCGGCCTGCGTGGAGGCGCGCCAGACCTACGAGGTCGAGTACCGCCTGCGCCGCCACGACGGCGCGTGGCGCGCCATGGAGGTCCGCGGCGTGCCGGTGCTCTCCGAGGACGGCAGCTTGCGCGAATGGGTCGGCACCTGCGTGGACGTCACCGAGCGGAAGGAAGCCGAGGAGACGGTGGAACGCGCACGGCAGGCCGCCGAGGCGGCAAACCGGGCGAAGAGCCAGTTCATCGCCAATATGAGCCACGAGTTGCGCACGCCGCTCTCGGCGGTGATCGGCTATTCCGAGATGCTCGGCGAGGAGCTGGAGGATATCGGCCAGGCCGCGCTCCTGCCGGATCTGCGCAAGATCGAGGCGGCGGCGCGCCACCTCCTGTCGCTGATCAACGACGTGCTGGACATCTCGAAGATCGAGGCCGGCCGCATGACCGCCTCCGCCGAGACCTTCGCGGTGGCGGAGCTGCTCCGGGACGTGTCCGATTCCACCGGCTCGCTGGTGGAGAAGAAGGGCAACCGCTTCGTCCTCGATGCGGGGGCCGGGGAGGGGGCGGTGCTGGGGTCCATGCACCAGGACCAGACCAAGATCCGCCAGTGCCTGCTGAACCTCATCGGCAACGCCGCCAAGTTCACCGAGACCGGGACGATCACCCTGACGGTGCGTCGGCACCGGGAGGGGGCCGCGGACTGGCTGTCCTTCGCGGTGACCGACACCGGCATCGGCATGAGCGAGGAGCAGATCGGGCGCCTGTTCGAACGCTTCGTGCAGGCGGACGATTCGACCACGCGCCAGTTCGGCGGCACCGGCCTCGGGCTCGCCATCACCCGCGCCTTCTGCCGGACGATGGGCGGCGACATCAGCGTCACCAGCACGCCGGGCGCGGGCGCGACCTTCACGGTCCGCCTGCCCGCCATGCTCCAGCCCGAGGACGCGCCGCCGACCGAAGCCGAACCGCACACGCCCGTGGAGCCCCACGAGCAGCACGAGACGGTGCTGCTGGTCGACGACGATCCCGCGGCCCGCGAGCTGCTCCAGCGTTTCCTTGAGCGTGAGGGGTTCCACGTGCGCAGCGCCAGTGACGGACGCGCCGGCCTGACGCTCGCCCGGGCGCTGCGGCCGCGGGCGATCCTGCTCGATGTCGAGATGCCGCGCATGGACGGCTGGGCGGTGCTGCACGCGGTGCGCAACGACCCCGACCTCGCCGGAACGCCGGTGATCATGACCTCGGTCGTGGCCGAGCAGGGGCTCGGCCAGGCGCTCGGCGCCACCGACTATTTCGTCAAGCCGATCGATTGGGACAGGCTCAAGGGCCTGATGGAGCGCTACCGGCCGGAGGCGCCGGGCGAAGCCCGCATCCTCGTGGTCGACGACGACGCGGATGCCCGCGAGCGCCTGCGCCGGTCCCTGGGCCGCGAGGGCTGGACCATCGACGAGGCGGAGAACGGCCGGATCGCCCTCGAGCGCGTCAGCCAGGCGCGCCCGAGCCTGATCCTCCTCGACCTGATGATGCCCGAGATGGACGGGTTCGGCTTCCTGCGGGCGCTGCGCGCGCGGCCCGACGGCGACGTGCCCGTCGTGGTGCTCACCGCCAAGGAGATCACAACGGCCGAGAAGGAGAGCCTGAACGTCCAGGCCGACCGGGTGATCGCCAAGGGCTCCATGAGCCTTGCCGAGATCGGCCGGCAACTGCGGGTGCTCTACGCGCGTTCGGCGAGCGAGCCGGTGCCTGGACAGCTGCAGGGCCTGATCGCGCGGCTCGCGGAGCAGGACGGGGAGGACAGGGCATGA
- the rarD gene encoding EamA family transporter RarD — protein sequence MGLVYALAAYLSWGLLVPVHFRMLGAYSPNHILAERIVWSSLFAGALALILAARHHLDLPRPLRRRHALLLLSAAMIAVNWLLYLYAISSGHLLDASLGYYINPLVSVALGRVVLGERLRPMQMAAVGIAAAGVAIAVGWAGELPLLSLSLAVSFALYGLARKVAAVDALVGFLAETLLLLPGAILWLVLTAEPFLPAAPSDRALLMLTGLTTALPLIWFAAAAVRLKLTTLGLLQYVAPTCLLGLSVLAYGERVEPHRALMLALIWVALALYSIDALRLRRSPEAGPVRSDPDTMRV from the coding sequence GTGGGCCTCGTCTACGCGCTCGCCGCCTACCTGAGCTGGGGCCTCCTGGTCCCGGTGCATTTCCGGATGCTCGGGGCCTACAGCCCGAACCACATTCTGGCCGAGCGTATCGTCTGGTCCAGCCTGTTCGCGGGTGCGCTGGCGCTGATCCTCGCGGCCCGCCACCACCTGGACCTGCCGCGGCCGCTGCGGCGGCGCCACGCCCTGCTGCTGCTCTCGGCGGCGATGATCGCGGTGAACTGGCTGCTCTACCTCTATGCGATCAGCAGCGGGCATCTGCTCGATGCAAGCCTGGGCTACTACATCAATCCACTGGTCAGCGTCGCCCTCGGGCGGGTCGTGCTCGGCGAGCGGCTCAGGCCGATGCAGATGGCGGCCGTCGGCATCGCGGCGGCGGGTGTGGCGATCGCGGTGGGCTGGGCCGGCGAATTGCCGCTGCTGTCGCTCTCCCTGGCGGTGTCCTTCGCGCTCTACGGGCTCGCGCGGAAGGTCGCCGCGGTCGACGCCCTGGTGGGCTTCCTGGCCGAGACGCTGCTGCTCCTGCCCGGGGCGATCCTCTGGCTCGTCCTGACCGCCGAGCCGTTTCTGCCCGCGGCGCCGTCGGACCGGGCTCTGCTGATGCTGACGGGGCTCACCACCGCCCTGCCGCTGATCTGGTTCGCCGCCGCGGCCGTCCGCCTGAAGCTCACCACCCTCGGCCTGTTGCAATACGTGGCGCCGACCTGCCTGCTCGGCCTGAGCGTGCTGGCCTACGGCGAGCGCGTCGAGCCGCACCGGGCCCTGATGCTCGCGCTGATCTGGGTGGCGCTCGCCCTCTACAGCATCGACGCCCTGCGCCTTCGGCGCAGCCCGGAGGCCGGTCCGGTCCGGTCGGATCCCGACACGATGCGTGTATAA
- a CDS encoding NAD(P)-dependent oxidoreductase yields MSVEEHGMDVGFIGMGRMGRAMAASLARAGHTVRAWNRTPEGARGIDGVTPVASAAEAFAGEAVITMLADDAALEAVIIAGGLLDRAERPGLHIGMSTVSVALARQLTAVHGRAGVPYISAPVFGRPDVAEAGKLNIVAAGEAPLLDRAAPLLDAMGAKTWRFGAEPVRANAVKLAGNFMLISAIEAMGEACALTQGHGVAGADFLDLMTNTLFASPVYKGYGASIAQNRYEPPGFGLKLGAKDVRLALQAGEGAGVPMPFASVLRDNLIEAISHGDGEKDLAALARVSARRAGQS; encoded by the coding sequence ATCAGCGTCGAGGAGCACGGCATGGACGTCGGATTCATCGGAATGGGGCGTATGGGCCGGGCGATGGCCGCGAGCCTGGCGCGGGCGGGCCACACGGTCCGCGCCTGGAACCGGACACCGGAGGGCGCCCGCGGGATCGACGGGGTCACCCCAGTGGCGAGCGCCGCGGAGGCCTTCGCCGGAGAGGCGGTGATCACGATGCTGGCCGACGATGCGGCATTGGAGGCCGTGATCATCGCCGGCGGCCTGCTCGACCGGGCCGAACGCCCGGGGCTGCATATCGGCATGAGCACGGTCTCGGTGGCCCTGGCCCGGCAGCTCACCGCCGTGCACGGGCGGGCCGGCGTCCCCTACATCTCCGCCCCGGTCTTCGGACGGCCGGACGTGGCGGAAGCCGGCAAGCTCAATATCGTGGCGGCGGGCGAAGCGCCCCTCCTCGACCGGGCCGCGCCCTTGCTGGACGCCATGGGCGCCAAGACCTGGCGCTTCGGCGCGGAGCCCGTCCGGGCCAATGCCGTGAAGCTCGCCGGCAACTTCATGCTGATCTCGGCCATCGAGGCGATGGGCGAGGCCTGCGCCCTCACGCAGGGCCACGGCGTCGCGGGGGCCGACTTTCTCGACCTGATGACCAACACCCTGTTCGCCTCGCCGGTCTACAAGGGCTACGGCGCCTCGATCGCGCAGAACCGCTACGAACCGCCGGGTTTCGGCCTCAAGCTCGGCGCCAAGGACGTGCGGCTCGCCCTTCAGGCCGGGGAGGGCGCGGGCGTGCCGATGCCGTTCGCCAGCGTGCTGCGCGACAACCTGATCGAGGCGATCAGCCATGGCGACGGCGAGAAGGACCTCGCGGCCCTGGCGCGCGTCTCCGCGCGGCGTGCAGGGCAGAGTTGA
- a CDS encoding P1 family peptidase produces MLRNRITDIPGLRVGHASDVAVASGVTALVFEAPVVASVDVRGGGPGTRETDLLDPERTVERIDALVLSGGSAFGLDAASGVMAWLAEAGRGFPVGTMRVPIVPGAILFDLLNGGDKAWGRYPPYREMGFQAAAAATEDFALGSVGAGTGARTGRLKGGIGSASALVAGTGFRVGALAAVNAFGNATIGDGPHFWAAPFEAGDEFGGLGSPARVPPEALAFPARALPGAATTLAVVATDAALTKAQCRRLAVAAQDGLARALVPAHTPLDGDLVFAVATGAVPVADPVVEMARLGDAAARVLARAVARGVFSATRLPGHAVAPPLSWTGLPPAWRDVFRGS; encoded by the coding sequence ATGCTGCGCAACCGCATCACCGACATTCCCGGCCTGCGGGTCGGCCACGCGAGCGACGTGGCGGTCGCCAGCGGCGTCACCGCGCTCGTGTTCGAGGCGCCGGTGGTCGCCTCCGTCGATGTGCGCGGCGGCGGGCCCGGCACCCGGGAGACCGATCTGCTCGATCCCGAGCGCACCGTGGAGCGGATCGACGCCCTCGTCCTCTCCGGCGGCTCGGCCTTCGGGCTCGATGCGGCGTCCGGCGTGATGGCGTGGCTCGCCGAGGCCGGGCGCGGCTTCCCGGTCGGCACCATGCGGGTCCCGATCGTTCCCGGGGCGATCCTGTTCGACCTCCTGAACGGCGGCGACAAGGCGTGGGGCCGCTACCCGCCCTATCGCGAGATGGGCTTCCAGGCCGCAGCGGCCGCGACTGAGGATTTTGCCCTGGGCTCGGTCGGGGCCGGGACCGGCGCCCGCACCGGCAGGCTCAAGGGCGGGATCGGGTCGGCGTCCGCCCTTGTGGCCGGCACGGGGTTCCGGGTCGGCGCGCTCGCTGCCGTGAACGCCTTCGGCAACGCGACGATCGGTGACGGGCCGCATTTCTGGGCCGCGCCCTTCGAGGCGGGCGACGAGTTCGGCGGTCTGGGCTCCCCGGCCCGGGTGCCCCCAGAGGCCCTCGCCTTCCCCGCGCGCGCGCTTCCGGGCGCCGCCACGACGCTTGCCGTGGTTGCGACCGACGCGGCGCTGACCAAGGCGCAGTGCCGGCGCCTCGCGGTCGCGGCGCAGGACGGGCTCGCCCGCGCCCTCGTGCCGGCCCATACGCCGCTGGACGGCGATCTGGTCTTCGCGGTCGCCACGGGCGCCGTGCCGGTGGCCGACCCGGTGGTGGAGATGGCGCGTCTGGGCGATGCCGCCGCGCGGGTCCTGGCGCGGGCTGTGGCGCGCGGGGTGTTTTCCGCCACGCGCTTGCCGGGGCATGCTGTGGCGCCGCCGTTATCCTGGACCGGCCTGCCGCCCGCATGGAGGGACGTGTTTCGGGGGTCTTAG